ACGTTACATGCGAATTACAGAACTTTATAGAATGATAGATTGACTGAtctattgaaataaatacatttggatTAGAGTTCTTTCTTTAGATGAAAAAAtattagaataaaaacacaatctgtctgtctgtctgtctgtctgtctgtctgtctgtctgtctgtctgtcaaacaaGAAGACACTAAGCCCAAACTCTGCAATGTTAGGGTGAAAGGTCATCGTGTTCTTTCCATTAAAAGTTTGTGAACCTCCTTGGCCAGCAGCCACATACTAATGACTTCTTAGATTAATCATTTATTAGTCATTTATTTTAGGTGACATTtccatgttttagtttttttcttcgaAAACTACAGATACCgaaaatgcaaaaaactgtATCAATACAAACCACTAATGTGGACAATCTGTTAACTTTgtttccttgacaaaaattgtccttcttgctttgttttttgactGTACAATCCCTTGGACCCATCAcacatttgtattttatatgatttttttgtaaatgaaatgaaaatataaaagtcaCGTTTCTATCAAACATGGAAGTCAGATTagctgtaaaatgtttgttttttttcctgtataaATGGACCACTTCACAAACAAGCTAGCTTTTGAAATTGCACCTCAGTTGGCCCTCACCCAGAATCAAaacaatgtattaaaaaaaaacaatatgagAACAAAGCGATGACATGCACACTGTTGCTCGTAGAGACAAATCTATCGCTCACATCTGCAGCCCATCTCTGCTTTAAAGTGAGGTTCTGCTTTTATACTTTGTCTCACAAAGCATCCTTTTCAACAACAGCtggcagaggttttttttttcacagaacaTGCTTTGAAAACACAATTACCCTCAAACAGAAGCCAGTGTGTGGCTGAAAGACAACCCCAAAGATAAACTTAATTGTTCggaaaaatacttatttctcaTGTGCCCAAAGTCAGATGTTATAGTATCATAAAATAccagaaatgtttgaaatagtttttttttaaagcaatgacaattaattaaaaatgctttaaaaataatttaatttttattaacaaTTTAAAGCTAAATGATGCATGAAGTTTTGCATTGTTTTGCTGTCCTACACCAGTAACTTTTCTAAGAAATGTACACGCAAACTGATCTGGTTATGATTGGTaaagagtttctgatcttatttccaattaaattgtgacgtatatatatatataaaaattataaaacttaaatgaattgattcaattggtaacaagttattgagtttaatttatttaacctaatttcttatgtctatccaactcaatagttgtttatacaactcaaatttacatatttatctaactaaatgtcatattactccaattcaattgaatgtttttccatattaatttattgtacttcttgaactctcatgtcTGACTTTGAGGCTgtagattttctcatttttataaaatttaaataaatgatacagtgtagatttaaaatgtaaacaatgtaTATAATTATCATGACTCTGACAGTAACTTCAGTTCTTATGTCATGAAATTGcactagtggtgctaaataagctcaccatcctctccctccctctcactcatggtgcagaaataattaaacataacagggtaAAATAACTAGGCattacacagtaaaacagctacagctaaacatatttagacaaaACCCTACACTAGTACCAAAACCGTCCAGACAGGAAAaaggaatggtatcccacaattccttgtgctgccaatctaacagcagcatcaaagttacacctacttaattgaaataatttgaatgaaagtaaaataaatgtccgATAACTATgcgttatttttaagttgagtGAACTCAGAAACATTATTTATCTTacctgaagcaaataattaagttagattaatgtaaaaaagtttatctttccaacatccgtaagtggtcttatcaccctctcatggaggaaaaagtattatctgagcttcttcatccactaaatcgtCAAACAAATAACcatcaactaaacctgctccagaccaggttatgttcagagcatgagttgctatggcaacttgacataccctgaaacatacctccatttttggaaccaaaagctgaggttatccgcttccttagcctcaaactcaccgtggtaactcacataacctgctttttggaaaaaaCCCTGCTGACTTGAACTCATTTAACCGATTTTCCGAGTTATCAGACTATTTGGGCAGCTTGTAAACATGATGGTATAACACAGCGATAAATATCTTGTCAATAATAAATCAGATTTCTTTGTACTTGCATGTACATCAATAGGAATCCGATATGTACTTTCTTTTCCCCCATAGGTGTATCAAGGACAACTGATGTCCTGGGGTGTGTTGAATGCTTAACACATGATGGTCGGTGGTACTACTTCTTCATTGCGTCTTTGCGGCATTTAACGACCGGTATTCTTTTAGGACTTATTCGCCCatttaaaatgcacatttagaAGGTTAAATGAACTGTAAGCGAGAGCATCTGGACTCATACTCGGATTTTGTTCCTCAAACACCAGTTTGGAGGTAGGAAAGCTAATAACTGTAGCTTAAACAAGCTAACACGGAAAATGCCCACAGGGTGAAAACTTCCACACGGAGTCTGACACTTGCAACATTTTTGAGTGAAAATTATTTCTTTCGCATGACTGTCAGCTTCTGGACTCACATACCTGTTTAGTTTTCACCGAACAGGAGCAGAAGTCCGCCTCCTCCTCTTTGCCGCAGAAGCTCGATAAGATGACGTCACGCACTGAATGCGGAAGTCCAGTGTTCTGTTGTAACaaacaatgagttatatcactcaTTGATGTAACTCATTGGTAACAAATATTAcaataaagcattaaaaaaagttcttttgtttttgggcCAAATCACTAATAAAGTCCATCTAGATTTTAAATCATATCACAAAATACTATGGAACACATGAAAAATATGAAGATATCAAGAACATGTAGTCTTTTAAATGAACAGTGATgctcaaaaatattatttaaacctCTAAACTGTAATGTGGATTTTTGATGTTACAACTGTGTATTTTAACTTGCTTCTCAACAAAGtttgtaagaaaagaaaaagaaaaaaaaactaccattggtacaaataaaagtatttagGAATCCCCTAgcgtttattttgaacatttgatgtacagtttattgttccttgttcttttgctttatgtcacttttgttctgcatcaattaaaaataaataaataaataaataaaataaaagataaatataaataaagaaactatcaaaatgttttgttttgtttttttaaatgaagttcaTGCCACAACTTCAAAACAATCACCACAATTAATACCAAAGAGGAAGGTACATTTATGAAATAGAAGTAAGTATACAAACTTCGAAATctagattaaaacaaaattatattaacaaaacattaaataacgATTTTTCTATGACATAGAGCGTCTAAAACATTCAAAAGCAAATTTTAGCCAATATacatgtaaaataattttgcatTAAGTTTACACTTCCGAAATTTAAAtggtatttatgtatttatgcaGCTTCAAATCCTTTCAATTCACACATTTCAGCAAATTCACATATAAATGTAGAtctttaaagataaatattGAAAGTTAAAagtacctttatttatttttgtaaatgaaaaacttCTCCAACATTTGTACAACAATAAAGAAGCAGCTATAACTATGCCAATATATGTTTATCCAGATGAACTGGATCTGCAGTCTCAGGTGAATCCAGATCAAGTCTTTATAGAAAAGCACTCAGAGATCAACcgtttcatttttacattcacAAACAGAAATAGTGTTCATGACCAAAACAACAAGgcaaaaaataactgaaaaggGAATTTAGCATTATTTCAATATTATATCATTTAATTTTTGAGCAACAGGAAATTTTGTACATTACTTTATAAATGTGTCTTTTCCCTTAGAAAAAGGGGTGACAGATATGTGCAGTTTGCTTTTTTGCTTtagataaaaaaggaaataagcaCCTCATGATTTCCTTAAGTAGATTTTTCCTTGTTATCtggaaaaaatttaaaataaaatcgtCAATGTGTAGGACGCactataaaaacaataatttgcCATATGTTTTTTTGAAAGGTTTGTCAACCAATTTATTGTGAAAGACTTTACAAAAAAACTTGAACTACTAATAATCTTGGAAGTTCATCTGACTGTTATGACTGAGATCAGATCTTttaaaatatcatgaaaatagAAACTATCTTAAGggtttttctccttctttctGATGGATAAAATCTTAAACACAATGTTAAGAATGGTCTAGAAAAGGGTATAATGGTTTAAAGAATAATGTAAATTTTAAAACACGTAACTGCTCTgtggtattttgtttttacaaataaattggtgaataattcaaaaataaatataaataatgactttacataaaagttttttttaaattatgcaaTAACTCATGCAAATGAAATTAATGGGTATAATCATGATATAATGGTAAATTTGCTCTTAGAATAAATTACCTCTATTGTTCAAAATTAATAGTTTAATTACTTAGTAAAACAATACAGATACATTTTCAATAGCCAATTacaattaagtaaaaaataatcatgGCAATGTAAAGATTTCTGTCGACCGAAGGCAAAATATTTGATTCAGGCAAGTTTTCTCCTCTCGACAAAAGACGCCAGTTTGTTTGCAGAGATTTAGGGGCGGGAGTAATGAGTCAACCGCCCTTGGATTTTAAGCCAATAGAAAATGCCcaatttctgcaaagcagcacaACTGACGTGAAAATCCACCAATAGCGAGAAAGAACAACTCACCCCATTACTCAGCGTATAAAAAGAAACGGACGTCTGACCAACTCGCCATTATCTCTTACATCGACCGCTTAACAGTCGAGTCGTGAGAATTATTTCTCGAGAAACATTCCCTCTCGTATAactttaaggggaaaaaatggtAAGTACAGATAACAACTGTAGGATGTTTAGGAATGTTTAAATCCCGAGAAAAGAGCCGTTAGAttaaacgtttgacagattccgAGGGAAAGATTAGAGATGCTCGTTACCCACCCATATCGTGGTccttggtttttatttatttatttgtttaatttttttaaatttatttatttattttttgcaatgtCACAAGCAGAGACGTTCTACTTCTAGCTCGGTTCTAGGCGACATTACGTCGCGTCCGGCAGAGCGAATGAAGTAGTAGTCTCAGTCTGCCCTGCCCTAGACTCTGCGGCATTTTACTTCCTTCTCTCATCCGCCCGCCTGCGGTTATAAAGAAAGGAAGGATGAATTACAAACTAAACATGTCCTTCACCGAATATCAAGATGTATTGAGAAAAAGAACGTCGACAAAATGCACTGTTGGCATGGCGGCGCTGAGAAGAGGTGGGTGGTTATAAACTAATAAACCCGCCGGTTTGTTCCCGAACACAActaaaggtttatttttaatagtaGGAGTAATTGTTGTGTGCCCTTAAATTTTAGTAGTTTTACTTTCCCTTaatacatttagattttttttttttacgattgAAGTTTAATCGATTGAATATAAGATTTAGATGAGTCAATGTCGGGAACTTGTTGCCTAGCAACTGACTTCCGTCCCCGTAAGGTCATCACTCAAAGGGTGAAGCAGAGtaagacttttcctttttttatttttgcttagaAATCCTGATAGATCTCAAGATATAaatttatttgggtttttttttaaagagcaaagaCTTATAGCATGTttaacatatatttatataattatGTGTAACATCATATAATGCCTTATCATTGTTTCCTAATTCACATTATTTTccccattatttttttttccctctccagCGTGAGTGTATCTCTGTGCACGTCGGTCAGGCTGGTGTCCAGATTGGTAATGCCTGCTGGGAACTTTACTGTCTGGAACATGGGATCCAGCCTGATGGGCAGATGCCCAGTGACAAGACCATTGGAGGAGGAGACGATTCTTTCAATACCTTCTTCAGTGAGACAGGAGCAGGAAAGCATGTTCCCAGGGCCGTCTTTGTTGACCTGGAGCCCACAGTTATCGGTTAGCATCACTTCCTAAAGAAATGTAATGGGACAGCTTATCAGATTGGAGAAACACGTTTTTCAATCTCTCTTGTTCTTCTCAGATGAGGTGCGCACTGGGACCTACCGGCAGCTGTTCCACCCTGAGCAGCTGATCACTGGGAAGGAGGATGCCGCCAACAACTACGCCCGTGGACACTACACCATCGGCAAGGAGATCATCGACCTGGTTCTGGACAGGATCCGCAAACTGGTGGGTAAACTGTTTTAATGTATTGCAGATATTGTGTTGAGACACCAGCAGATAATATTTGTTTCCACGTGTGTCTTCAGGCGGACCAGTGCACTGGTCTCCAGGGCTTCCTGGTGTTCCACAGCTTCGGTGGAGGCACCGGCTCTGGTTTCACCTCTCTTCTGATGGAGCGTCTGTCTGTGGACTACGGCAAGAAGTCCAAGCTGGAGTTCTCCATCTACCCGGCTCCCCAGGTGTCCACTGCTGTGGTGGAGCCGTACAACTCCATCTTGACTACCCACACCACCCTGGAGCACTCTGACTGTGCCTTCATGGTGGACAATGAGGCCATCTATGACATCTGCCGCAGAAACCTGGACATCGAGCGTCCCTCCTACACCAACCTGAACAGGCTGATCAGCCAGATCGTGTCCTCCATCACAGCTTCTCTCCGTTTTGATGGCGCCCTCAATGTCGATCTGACAGAGTTCCAGACCAACTTGGTGCCATATCCTCGTATCCACTTTCCCCTGGCCACCTACGCCCCCGTCATCTCTGCAGAGAAAGCTTATCACGAGCAGCTATCAGTCTCTGAGATCACCAACGCCTGCTTTGAGCCAGCCAATCAGATGGTGAAGTGTGATCCCCGCCATGGCAAGTACATGGCCTGCTGCCTTCTGTATCGTGGGGATGTGGTGCCCAAAGATGTAAACGCTGCCATCGCCACCATCAAAACCAAGCGCTCCATCCAGTTTGTAGACTGGTGTCCCACTGGTTTCAAGGTGGGCATCAACTACCAGCCTCCAACTGTCGTTCCTGGTGGAGACCTGGCCAAGGTGCAGAGAGCTGTGTGCATGCTGAGCAACACCACTGCTATTGCAGAGGCCTGGGCTCGTCTGGACCACAAGTTCGACCTGATGTATGCCAAGCGGGCCTTTGTTCACTGGTACGTGGGGGAAGGAATGGAGGAAGGAGAGTTCTCTGAGGCCAGGGAGGATATGGCCGCTCTGGAGAAGGATTACGAGGAGGTTGGAGTCGACTCCATTGaaggagaaggagaggaggaaggagaagaaTATTAGAGGGAAAGAGGAGAAATTGGTCTGATTAAattatgtttaatgtttttcaagCACATgttaagcttaaaaataaaagcatccacTTTTGGCATGAAGCTTTCAGGAATTCTCACGGTAGGCTTATATTGGTGTCAATTAATCTGAGTCAAACACAAGTAGAATAAAAAGTGTTGTCTGTCAAATACTGTCTGTTTGGTTATTTAATTGAGATTAATTCTTCATTTTTCAAgagtgctgtttttatttttttaccaaactTGTTCCAAAATTAGTTAAAATTCCAATTATATCCTCTGCTGAATTGCAACACAAAATattgtaacaaaaaaacaaaaaggtgtttAGTTACGATTTTGACAAGTTATGTGTGCTCAACACCTTTAATGAAttaagacatttatttaattttttgtaaaagtcttacaattaaaaaaaaaaaaacacgatttgGTACCAAGACTTACAAAACGTCTGATCACTAACAGAGAAAGGAGGTCAGAAACCAGAAGTTGTAGGAGTTCTGACATTTGATAACTGGCTGCTTAAGTTAATAAGGACATTGGTTAGTCtcgtaaataaaataaagtcttcCAATGTCCTATCTGGAGAAGTCTTATGTGTTGCGTTATTTTCTACTCAATACTGGTGATTCATCCATTTAAACTTTGACGGTAAACAAACTAGTTCTGTCTACAACCCTGAGAATAACCAAATGTTTTCATAGAGAGAAGCCGGAACTTGGTAACTTCATTTGTAATTCATGAGAAGTACCGGTAATTTCTGACATTCACTGAGATTATCTGGAGATGGTCAGCTCTGAACTGCGTGTCATAATGATGGGTTTATGAGGTTTTCTGACAAAGTATGTGGAAAAGACTGTTAGAAACTTTCTTCTTTCGTAACTTTAGTTTTGTACAAGCaagctgaacatttttaatctaaataGATCATAACCTTTCAAGAGGAGTTAAAGCTGCAGACGCCTGTGATTATAATCTGTTTTGCAGGTCACACTGTTGAAAAATTAACACTATAAACtaatatttttcaaactcacTAACTAATCTGATATTTATGTTTGTGAAATTATTGGGGACCACAAACAGTTTATCAACAgtagaatttctaaaatgtactaTTTTACGTTTTTTGGAAAACGAAAGAGTTTAGAGATCAGGTTTTGGGATCAAGGATAATCCAACCATTGGAGTTTGACTTTTCCCTTGTGTTATTCATAAAAAGGAACTGATAACAGGTTTTGCTGTGCTTCTGTAAATCAGATCCTACTATTGTAAGAGCATGTTTGAACCTGTTTGTAGTTCCTAAATGATGAAAACAGATTGTAGTGGCTCCAGCCCCTGGCCTGGACCTCTCCTGCCTTCTTGTTTTCCTGCCATCCCTCTGATTCCAggttctgattgactgaacacactgACCCAAGTGATAAGCAGCAAGTATGGAAAACATAGCAGAACATCAAGCAGGGAGGTAGATCAGGAGTACTGCAAACCTTTTGCAAGATGCTTTCACATAAAACTCTTTATTCCAATTTAAAAGCATATTGCACCACACAATGAGTTCTTTCAACAAGGTATTGTTGCAAAATTCTATAAAGCCAAAGCAGATCAAAAACAGGCCAACATCTCTACTAAAACAATGCTATCCCACATGAAAGCCAGTCAGCATGAAAGGAGGCAGATGGTCCTGCAGTAAAAACGTCTCTTCAAAACATAGAACTGCTTTaataaagaagaataaaatCATCTCATTCTTTGCAGACTACATTTTCTCAGCTACAAAATGCAACATGCCAATAAATCCActgctttatatttttctttactgATGAGGAAGCCATAATCTACAACtgataagtttttatttttaaactcttCCGTTTTCTCATTTTCCAAGTGAtcccttttctttatttcacatttaaacaCGTTCCTGTTTACTGacctattttttaaaactaattaagttaaagtttgtgATTACTAAGTAGATTTCTCAGAAATTAGAATTATTTCTGAATAACACTATATTTCAAACATGACTTTGGGGATTTTACCTgtacttgtaaaaaaaagaaaatacctcCTTGGGGAAAAGgtcattttccttttaatgttGGTCACTTTTATGATATTTGAAGTATTTAGCTATTTATGCTAATTAAAAACGAATGTGAATGACTTTTACTCTATAAAAATGTTCCCTTAGAAATTTGTCAACTTGTTCTCTCTTTCAGTTCAAAACAGCTGCCAAAACAGCCTTTATTTAATCtctaaaaagtttctttttgagtttttaacttCTCTGTGGCAGAACTGTCAGTCTGACAGCTTCACTTCCGTGTGACGTTAGCGGGGGTCAACAACCTGAAATTAACCAATGAGCGTTAAGCTCGTGTGAGATTCGACCAATGGGAAGGAAGAACACCTAAGGAATACTATAAAATCTCCGCCAAGGAGAGGAACGCCCACGTTTCACTTTTGCACAAGATTCATTACGATCGACAAGTGAAAACCAGCAAggtgtcttttttaaaaaaattataattccCATTTGATAAAGAAGAAAACTACAATTCCGAAAATATGGTAAGTTGTCAAACCCTTTTTGGCTTTGTTGATAATAAACCATAgatgaaaagttttatttaaaacagtaagtgtaaaacaaagtgttttaaaattatGTGGCTTAATTTAAAGGAAGTTTGCCAGTCTAatactgcagtaaaaaaaaaaaaaagttttgcagaAGTTCTATGAAGCCACAGACCAGCctttgtttgttggtttttgtccCTTTGTGCACAGTGGACTTCAGGTGCTTCtgttttgggactttttttgtgTCAGACCACCGCTGTTTTCATGAAACCGCAGCccattcttttgttgttgtttttttttactccaagcTGACTGCTTGACATGAAGCTTGTCAGGTGTTTGAAGCCTCCTGCCTTTCATGTGGGAGTCTTTCAGCCCGGGGATTTGTTTCTCATCTTCTGTAGCACAATGTTCTCTAATATTTGTTAAACCCATTATATTGTGATCAGAAATGCATAATAGCTTCTGAAGTTTTAGCTCTGGCTGAGTGATCCTCCACAAAAGAGCTTTTTATCTTATCATGTGGCTCAGCCCTCATGATGGataaaaatagacatttctCCTTCAAGGCTAACCTTTATTTTTCGTCACCAAGCAATACAAGTGTCACTAACAATATATTTGCTTTTCCTCCAGCGTGAGTGTATCTCTGTGCACGTCGGTCAGGCTGGTGTCCAGATTGGCAATGCCTGCTGGGAACTTTACTGTCTGGAACATGGGATCCAGCCTGATGGGCAGATGCCCAGTGACAAGACCATTGGAAGAGGAGACGATTCTTTCAATACCTTCTTCAGTGAGACAGGAGCAGGAAAGCACAGTCCCAGGGCCATCTTTATTGACCTGGAGCCCACAGTTATCGGTTAGCATCACTTAACTGATGAAACAAAATTGGACAGATTATGGAGTTTGTGTAAACCAGTGTTTCAATGTGATCCGGTTTGTCTCAGATGAGGTGCGCACTGGGACCTACCGGCAGCTGTTCCATCCAGAGCAGCTGATTACTGGGAAGGAGGATGCCGCCAACAACTACGCCCGTGGACACTACACCATCGGCAAGGAGCTTATTGACGTGGTTCTGGACAGGATCCGCAAACTGGTGGGTAAACCCTTTTGAAGAGAATATAAAAAGGTTGTTAGTCACTCGTATTTACGTAAGACCAAGCACAAAGACTGATGAAAATTCATGTTACGTGCAGCAAAGATGCACATTGATGCATTACCTGCATGTATTTTAAGTGTGTCCAAGGCCAAATGTTGTTATTTGCACATATTAATGTAACCAGACCTCTGGGTCCGTGCAGCCAATGAAAAGGTTCAGCACTGGTTACACTTAGAAAATAATGTTTCAATAgtctctttctttaaaaaaacaaagaaaaagaaacgcaTTGTGTTGAGACACCAGCAGATAATATTTGTTTCCACGTGTGTCTTCAGGCGGACCAGTGCACTGGTCTCCAGGGCTTCCTGGTGTTCCACAGCTTCGGTGGAGGCACCGGCTCTGGTTTCACCTCTCTTCTGATGGAGCGTCTGTCTGTGGACTACGGCAAGAAGTCCAAGCTGGAGTTCTCCATCTACCCGGCTCCCCAGGTGTCCACTGCTGTGGTGGAGCCGTACAACTCCATCTTGACCACCCACACCACCCTGGAGCACTCTGACTGTGCCTTCATGGTGGACAATGAGGCCATCTATGACATCTGCCGCAGAAACCTGGACATCGAGCGTCCCTCCTACACCAACCTGAACAGGCTGATCAGCCAGATCGTGTCCTCCATCACAGCTTCTCTCCGTTTTGATGGCGCCCTCAATGTCGATCTGACAGAGTTCCAGACCAACTTGGTGCCATATCCTCGTATCCACTTTCCCCTGGCCACCTACGCCCCCGTCATCTCTGCAGAGAAAGCTTACCACGAGCAGCTATCAGTCTCTGAGATCACCAACGCCTGCTTTGAGCCAGCCAATCAGATGGTGAAGTGTGATCCCCGCCATGGCAAGTACATGGCCTGCTGCCTTCTGTATCGTGGGGATGTGGTGCCCAAAGATGTAAACGCTGCCATCGCCACCATCAAAACCAAGCGCTCCATCCAGTTTGTAGACTGGTGTCCCACTGGTTTCAAGGTGGGCATCAACTACCAGCCTCCAACTGTAGTTCCTGGTGGAGACCTGGCCAAGGTGCAGAGAGCTGTGTGCATGCTGAGCAACACCACTGCTATTGCAGAGGCCTGGGCTCGTCTGGACCACAAGTTCGACC
The DNA window shown above is from Oryzias latipes chromosome 14, ASM223467v1 and carries:
- the LOC101168810 gene encoding tubulin alpha chain, translated to MRECISVHVGQAGVQIGNACWELYCLEHGIQPDGQMPSDKTIGGGDDSFNTFFSETGAGKHVPRAVFVDLEPTVIDEVRTGTYRQLFHPEQLITGKEDAANNYARGHYTIGKEIIDLVLDRIRKLADQCTGLQGFLVFHSFGGGTGSGFTSLLMERLSVDYGKKSKLEFSIYPAPQVSTAVVEPYNSILTTHTTLEHSDCAFMVDNEAIYDICRRNLDIERPSYTNLNRLISQIVSSITASLRFDGALNVDLTEFQTNLVPYPRIHFPLATYAPVISAEKAYHEQLSVSEITNACFEPANQMVKCDPRHGKYMACCLLYRGDVVPKDVNAAIATIKTKRSIQFVDWCPTGFKVGINYQPPTVVPGGDLAKVQRAVCMLSNTTAIAEAWARLDHKFDLMYAKRAFVHWYVGEGMEEGEFSEAREDMAALEKDYEEVGVDSIEGEGEEEGEEY
- the LOC101160296 gene encoding tubulin alpha-1C chain-like, coding for MRECISVHVGQAGVQIGNACWELYCLEHGIQPDGQMPSDKTIGRGDDSFNTFFSETGAGKHSPRAIFIDLEPTVIDEVRTGTYRQLFHPEQLITGKEDAANNYARGHYTIGKELIDVVLDRIRKLADQCTGLQGFLVFHSFGGGTGSGFTSLLMERLSVDYGKKSKLEFSIYPAPQVSTAVVEPYNSILTTHTTLEHSDCAFMVDNEAIYDICRRNLDIERPSYTNLNRLISQIVSSITASLRFDGALNVDLTEFQTNLVPYPRIHFPLATYAPVISAEKAYHEQLSVSEITNACFEPANQMVKCDPRHGKYMACCLLYRGDVVPKDVNAAIATIKTKRSIQFVDWCPTGFKVGINYQPPTVVPGGDLAKVQRAVCMLSNTTAIAEAWARLDHKFDLMYAKRAFVHWYVGEGMEEGEFSEAREDMAALEKDYEEVGADSLEDEDEGEEY